A stretch of the Coprobacillus cateniformis genome encodes the following:
- a CDS encoding spore coat protein, which translates to MDDKCLMESLLMSVKGVCDLYLHGTIESNTEHVHSAFDQALCNSLTIQNEIYKKMAAKGWYPTEQAEQQKINQLKQKFSQMS; encoded by the coding sequence ATGGATGATAAATGTTTAATGGAAAGTCTATTAATGAGTGTTAAAGGAGTTTGTGACTTATATTTACATGGAACTATTGAATCAAATACAGAACATGTGCATTCTGCATTTGATCAAGCATTATGTAATTCTTTAACAATCCAAAATGAGATTTATAAGAAAATGGCTGCTAAAGGTTGGTATCCAACTGAACAGGCTGAACAACAAAAGATAAATCAGTTAAAACAAAAATTCTCTCAAATGTCTTAA